In Pedobacter sp. WC2423, the following are encoded in one genomic region:
- a CDS encoding pinensin family lanthipeptide has product MKNQSEKIKLNLEDLQLESFVTSIDSEVAMRLSGGLGNVSEPTHTEPTDDHHTPAIKCTTVIC; this is encoded by the coding sequence ATGAAAAATCAATCAGAAAAAATCAAGTTAAATCTTGAAGATCTTCAATTAGAAAGTTTTGTAACCAGTATTGACAGTGAAGTTGCTATGCGTTTATCGGGCGGTTTAGGTAATGTATCAGAACCAACACATACTGAACCTACCGATGACCACCATACACCTGCCATTAAGTGTACGACAGTTATCTGCTAG